In Rhinolophus sinicus isolate RSC01 chromosome X, ASM3656204v1, whole genome shotgun sequence, a single genomic region encodes these proteins:
- the OTUD6A gene encoding OTU domain-containing protein 6A: protein MEEAQNEYQRMLRRHQREKRELQAHIMAMKSEVPKGDRKKRRQLLLEVARLEAELEQKQKQELEDFRSTLPENSSLVSVTEDLAKMDLENQHPRFLRAQKRRERKAALERERQERLTEAQVEQLTSYQRDEEKRLAIILEARNLEMKEIQADGHCMYRAILDQVTAFETVENLRARTAEYMRLHVDEFLPFFSESETGDAYTHDDFLRYCDKVVYSASWGSQVELRALSHILQSPIEVIQADAPILIIGEEYTRKPITLVYMHYACDLGEHYNSVKPLEAGAVGGVPTRFF, encoded by the coding sequence ATGGAAGAGGCGCAGAATGAATACCAGCGGATGTTACGACGCCACCAGCGTGAAAAGAGGGAGCTGCAGGCCCACATCATGGCCATGAAGAGCGAGGTCCCGAAGGgtgacaggaagaaaagaaggcagtTGCTCCTTGAGGTGGCTCGCCTTGAGGCTGAATtggagcagaagcagaagcaggagCTGGAGGATTTCCGAAGTACGCTCCCTGAGAACAGCAGCCTCGTTTCCGTCACTGAAGATCTGGCAAAGATGGATCTCGAGAACCAGCATCCCCGCTTCCTCAGGGcccagaaaaggagggaaaggaaggcgGCGCTCGAAAGAGAGCGCCAGGAGAGGCTTACCGAGGCCCAGGTCGAGCAGCTGACCAGCTACCAGCGTGATGAGGAGAAGAGGCTGGCCATCATCCTAGAGGCCAGGAATCTGGAGATGAAGGAAATCCAGGCTGATGGCCACTGCATGTACCGCGCCATCCTAGACCAGGTGACGGCCTTCGAGACTGTGGAGAACCTACGGGCCCGCACCGCCGAATACATGCGGTTGCACGTCGATGAGTTCTTGCCCTTCTTTAGTGAATCTGAAACCGGCGATGCCTACACCCACGACGACTTCTTGCGCTACTGCGACAAGGTTGTGTACAGCGCGTCGTGGGGAAGCCAGGTGGAGCTGAGGGCCTTGTCGCACATCCTGCAGAGCCCCATCGAGGTGATCCAGGCCGATGCACCCATCTTAATCATCGGGGAGGAGTACACCCGGAAGCCAATCACCCTCGTCTACATGCACTACGCCTGCGACCTCGGTGAGCACTACAACTCGGTGAAGCCTCTGGAGGCTGGGGCTGTCGGGGGCGTCCCCACGAGGTTCTTCTAG